Proteins from a genomic interval of bacterium YEK0313:
- the csoR_2 gene encoding Copper-sensing transcriptional repressor CsoR: MNELPHLHETHPEIVKRLKRADGHLKGIIEMIETGRPCIEIAQQLQAVEKAIGQAKKTLIQDHLDHCLEDVVGPLPRDQRRSIDDFKLITKYL, translated from the coding sequence ATGAACGAACTGCCACACCTCCACGAAACTCATCCCGAGATCGTCAAGCGACTGAAGCGGGCCGACGGCCATCTCAAGGGAATCATCGAGATGATCGAGACAGGCCGACCCTGCATCGAAATTGCGCAGCAGCTTCAGGCGGTCGAAAAGGCGATCGGGCAGGCGAAAAAGACACTGATCCAGGATCATCTCGATCATTGCCTCGAAGACGTCGTCGGTCCCCTGCCGCGGGATCAGCGCCGGTCGATTGACGATTTCAAGCTGATCACGAAGTACCTCTGA